One genomic segment of Cytophagia bacterium CHB2 includes these proteins:
- the pal gene encoding peptidoglycan-associated lipoprotein Pal — translation MAFCRFNIRGLAALLVAVLSLAFLGCPSSKKVAQTETAPLEPAREEPAPPPPAEPRPEPPRETPAPRPLVLGNVNFDYDKFDLTSTARSILAEHASALRNRPEVNIRIAGHCDERGTIEYNLALGEKRANSVRDYLVSLGVERSRLSTISYGKERPLDARSNEQAWAQNRRAEFVILNQ, via the coding sequence ATGGCCTTTTGTCGCTTCAACATCCGGGGGCTTGCCGCGCTCTTGGTTGCGGTTTTGTCGCTGGCGTTTCTCGGTTGCCCGAGCAGCAAGAAAGTCGCGCAAACCGAAACCGCCCCGCTGGAGCCGGCGCGTGAAGAACCGGCGCCACCGCCGCCGGCAGAGCCCCGCCCTGAACCTCCCCGAGAAACCCCGGCGCCCCGGCCGCTCGTTCTTGGTAATGTCAACTTTGACTATGATAAATTCGATCTTACCTCCACGGCGCGCAGCATTTTGGCGGAGCATGCCAGCGCTTTGCGCAACCGGCCGGAGGTGAATATTCGCATCGCCGGGCATTGTGATGAACGCGGCACGATCGAATACAACCTGGCGCTGGGCGAGAAACGCGCAAACTCCGTGCGTGATTATCTTGTTTCACTCGGCGTCGAACGCTCGCGCTTGAGCACGATCAGCTATGGCAAAGAAAGGCCGCTGGACGCGCGCAGCAACGAACAGGCGTGGGCGCAAAATCGCCGCGCCGAGTTTGTGATTTTGAATCAGTGA
- the ybgF gene encoding tol-pal system protein YbgF: MAIMRYLSVLSFAVLGFALTSCLPPSQMRQVETNNASLRAQVDSLRAQVQRLRTTVAKAELAGQKAEETSLRMRADNDLRLNQFAEQIRILSDRVDDMDNRLSNMPGKLRMVSDKPAASNANPPAGAVPETKPEEVDAEEIKKLYDAAYQDLVRGQGDLAREGFQEFLRKYPQSSLADNAQYWIGESYYSQKNYARAAAEFLEVPAKYPNSDKIAAAALKRAYAMLGMNRQAEGKALLEQLIKQFPRAPEADLARAKLQE, from the coding sequence ATGGCAATAATGCGTTACCTCTCTGTGTTATCGTTTGCAGTTTTGGGTTTTGCTCTCACGTCTTGCCTGCCGCCAAGTCAAATGCGGCAAGTCGAAACCAACAATGCCTCCCTGCGTGCGCAAGTTGACTCCTTGCGTGCGCAGGTGCAACGCTTGCGCACGACCGTTGCCAAAGCCGAGTTGGCAGGCCAAAAAGCTGAAGAGACTTCCTTGCGCATGCGCGCGGACAACGATTTGCGCCTCAACCAGTTCGCCGAGCAGATTCGCATTCTGAGCGATCGCGTTGATGATATGGACAATCGCCTGTCCAACATGCCGGGCAAACTGCGCATGGTTTCTGATAAACCCGCAGCCAGCAACGCCAATCCGCCGGCCGGCGCTGTTCCGGAAACTAAACCGGAAGAAGTTGACGCCGAAGAAATCAAAAAGCTGTATGATGCGGCTTATCAAGATTTGGTGCGCGGCCAGGGCGATCTCGCACGCGAGGGCTTTCAAGAATTTTTGCGCAAATATCCGCAAAGCTCGCTGGCCGACAATGCCCAGTATTGGATCGGAGAAAGCTACTATTCACAAAAGAACTATGCGCGCGCCGCTGCGGAATTTTTGGAAGTCCCGGCGAAATATCCCAACAGCGACAAAATTGCGGCGGCGGCGCTGAAACGCGCATACGCCATGCTTGGCATGAATCGGCAGGCGGAGGGCAAGGCTCTGCTCGAGCAATTGATCAAACAATTCCCGCGCGCTCCGGAAGCGGATTTAGCCCGGGCGAAATTGCAGGAATAA
- a CDS encoding (2Fe-2S) ferredoxin domain-containing protein: MPRFEKHLFICTNERAPDNPKGCCASKGAREIAEKFKEELHRRGLKGRMRANKAGCLDMCELGPSVVVYPEGVWYQRVTLNDVEEIITSHLLGGRVVERLRTPEQYWQKPKKND, translated from the coding sequence ATGCCCCGTTTCGAAAAACACCTCTTCATTTGTACCAACGAACGCGCGCCAGACAACCCCAAGGGCTGTTGCGCCTCCAAAGGCGCGCGCGAAATCGCCGAAAAATTCAAAGAAGAATTGCACCGGCGCGGTTTAAAGGGCAGGATGCGCGCAAACAAGGCAGGTTGCTTGGATATGTGTGAGTTGGGACCGAGCGTTGTGGTTTACCCGGAGGGTGTTTGGTATCAGCGCGTTACGCTGAATGATGTCGAAGAAATCATCACTTCGCATTTGCTCGGCGGGCGCGTGGTGGAACGTTTGCGCACGCCGGAGCAATACTGGCAAAAGCCCAAAAAGAACGATTGA